The Musa acuminata AAA Group cultivar baxijiao chromosome BXJ2-2, Cavendish_Baxijiao_AAA, whole genome shotgun sequence genome has a segment encoding these proteins:
- the LOC135606012 gene encoding tubulin alpha-1 chain isoform X2 → MRECISIHIGQAGIQVGNACWELYCLEHGIQPDGQMPGDKTVGGGDDAFNTFFSETGAGKHVPRAVFVDLEPTVIDEVRTGAYRQLFHPEQLISGKEDAANNFARGHYTIGKEIVDLCLDRIRKLADNCTGLQGFLVFNAVGGGTGSGLGSLLLERLSVDYGKKSKLGFTVYPSPQVSTSVVEPYNSVLSTHSLLEHTDVAVLLDNEAIYDICRRSLDIERPTYTNLNRLVSQVISSLTASLRFDGALNVDVTEFQTNLVPYPRIHFMLSSYAPVISAEKAYHEQLSVAEITNSAFEPSSMMAKCDPRHGKYMACCLMYRGDVVPKDVNAAVATIKTKRTIQFVDWCPTGFKCGINYQPPSVVPGGDLAKVQRAVCMISNSTSVAEGNSPRLVRILLHWKRTMRRLAQSLQRVMKAMKGMNTKRAMFASLVFVDYSCHRYF, encoded by the exons ATGAGAGAGTGCATCTCGATCCACATCGGGCAGGCCGGGATTCAGGTCGGCAACGCCTGCTGGGAGCTTTACTGCCTCGAGCATGGCATCCAG CCTGATGGCCAAATGCCTGGTGACAAAACCGTTGGTGGCGGTGATGATGCCTTCAATACCTTTTTCAGTGAGACCGGCGCTGGAAAGCATGTTCCTCGTGCAGTCTTTGTCGATCTGGAACCCACTGTCATCGATGAAGTAAGAACTGGAGCTTACCGCCAGCTCTTCCACCCTGAGCAGCTCATCAGTGGCAAGGAAGATGCTGCGAACAACTTTGCTAGAGGCCACTATACCA TCGGCAAGGAAATTGTGGATCTCTGCCTCGATCGCATCAGGAAGCTCGCAGACAACTGCACTGGCCTTCAAGGATTCCTTGTTTTCAATGCTGTTGGAGGAGGAACTGGCTCTGGCCTTGGCTCTCTCCTCCTTGAGCGCCTCTCTGTCGACTACGGGAAGAAGTCGAAGCTGGGGTTCACGGTCTACCCTTCACCTCAGGTCTCCACCTCGGTGGTTGAGCCGTACAACAGTGTCCTGTCCACTCACTCCCTTCTGGAGCACACTGATGTGGCTGTTCTTCTTGACAATGAAGCAATCTATGACATCTGCAGGCGATCTCTCGACATCGAACGCCCCACCTACACCAATCTCAACCGGCTTGTTTCTCAG GTCATTTCTTCTTTGACTGCATCGCTGAGGTTTGATGGCGCGCTGAATGTTGATGTCACTGAGTTCCAAACCAATCTGGTCCCATATCCAAGGATCCATTTCATGCTTTCATCCTATGCTCCCGTCATCTCCGCTGAAAAGGCCTACCACGAGCAACTCTCTGTTGCCGAAATCACCAACAGTGCTTTCGAGCCCTCTTCCATGATGGCCAAGTGTGATCCCCGCCACGGGAAATACATGGCTTGCTGCCTTATGTACCGTGGAGATGTGGTGCCCAAGGATGTCAATGCCGCTGTTGCTACCATCAAGACCAAGCGGACCATCCAGTTTGTTGACTGGTGTCCGACTGGATTCAAGTGCGGCATCAACTATCAGCCACCCAGTGTTGTTCCCGGGGGCGATCTGGCCAAGGTACAGAGGGCTGTGTGCATGATATCCAACTCCACCAGCGTCGCTGAA GGGAATTCTCCGAGGCTCGTGAGGATCTTGCTGCACTGGAAAAGGACTATGAGGAGGTTGGCGCAGAGTCTGCAGAGGGTGATGAAGGCGATGAAGGGGATGAATACTAAGCGAGCAATGTTCGCAAGCCTTGTGTTTGTCGACTACAGCTGCCACCGCTACTTTTAA
- the LOC135606012 gene encoding tubulin alpha-2 chain isoform X1, whose translation MRECISIHIGQAGIQVGNACWELYCLEHGIQPDGQMPGDKTVGGGDDAFNTFFSETGAGKHVPRAVFVDLEPTVIDEVRTGAYRQLFHPEQLISGKEDAANNFARGHYTIGKEIVDLCLDRIRKLADNCTGLQGFLVFNAVGGGTGSGLGSLLLERLSVDYGKKSKLGFTVYPSPQVSTSVVEPYNSVLSTHSLLEHTDVAVLLDNEAIYDICRRSLDIERPTYTNLNRLVSQVISSLTASLRFDGALNVDVTEFQTNLVPYPRIHFMLSSYAPVISAEKAYHEQLSVAEITNSAFEPSSMMAKCDPRHGKYMACCLMYRGDVVPKDVNAAVATIKTKRTIQFVDWCPTGFKCGINYQPPSVVPGGDLAKVQRAVCMISNSTSVAEVFSRIDHKFDLMYAKRAFVHWYVGEGMEEGEFSEAREDLAALEKDYEEVGAESAEGDEGDEGDEY comes from the exons ATGAGAGAGTGCATCTCGATCCACATCGGGCAGGCCGGGATTCAGGTCGGCAACGCCTGCTGGGAGCTTTACTGCCTCGAGCATGGCATCCAG CCTGATGGCCAAATGCCTGGTGACAAAACCGTTGGTGGCGGTGATGATGCCTTCAATACCTTTTTCAGTGAGACCGGCGCTGGAAAGCATGTTCCTCGTGCAGTCTTTGTCGATCTGGAACCCACTGTCATCGATGAAGTAAGAACTGGAGCTTACCGCCAGCTCTTCCACCCTGAGCAGCTCATCAGTGGCAAGGAAGATGCTGCGAACAACTTTGCTAGAGGCCACTATACCA TCGGCAAGGAAATTGTGGATCTCTGCCTCGATCGCATCAGGAAGCTCGCAGACAACTGCACTGGCCTTCAAGGATTCCTTGTTTTCAATGCTGTTGGAGGAGGAACTGGCTCTGGCCTTGGCTCTCTCCTCCTTGAGCGCCTCTCTGTCGACTACGGGAAGAAGTCGAAGCTGGGGTTCACGGTCTACCCTTCACCTCAGGTCTCCACCTCGGTGGTTGAGCCGTACAACAGTGTCCTGTCCACTCACTCCCTTCTGGAGCACACTGATGTGGCTGTTCTTCTTGACAATGAAGCAATCTATGACATCTGCAGGCGATCTCTCGACATCGAACGCCCCACCTACACCAATCTCAACCGGCTTGTTTCTCAG GTCATTTCTTCTTTGACTGCATCGCTGAGGTTTGATGGCGCGCTGAATGTTGATGTCACTGAGTTCCAAACCAATCTGGTCCCATATCCAAGGATCCATTTCATGCTTTCATCCTATGCTCCCGTCATCTCCGCTGAAAAGGCCTACCACGAGCAACTCTCTGTTGCCGAAATCACCAACAGTGCTTTCGAGCCCTCTTCCATGATGGCCAAGTGTGATCCCCGCCACGGGAAATACATGGCTTGCTGCCTTATGTACCGTGGAGATGTGGTGCCCAAGGATGTCAATGCCGCTGTTGCTACCATCAAGACCAAGCGGACCATCCAGTTTGTTGACTGGTGTCCGACTGGATTCAAGTGCGGCATCAACTATCAGCCACCCAGTGTTGTTCCCGGGGGCGATCTGGCCAAGGTACAGAGGGCTGTGTGCATGATATCCAACTCCACCAGCGTCGCTGAAGTCTTCTCACGTATCGATCACAAGTTCGACCTCATGTATGCCAAGAGGGCCTTCGTGCACTGGTATGTTGGCGAGGGCATGGAGGAAGGGGAATTCTCCGAGGCTCGTGAGGATCTTGCTGCACTGGAAAAGGACTATGAGGAGGTTGGCGCAGAGTCTGCAGAGGGTGATGAAGGCGATGAAGGGGATGAATACTAA
- the LOC135606014 gene encoding probable LRR receptor-like serine/threonine-protein kinase At2g16250 encodes MKSPARLPLVCFFFFLRCFLDVPCSALPQTERNALLKLRASLAVRAKDWSLQADPCSSWTGVVCRTNRVEELNLTGLRPNRFARKGLVLPRLAPDAVLNLTHLTSLDASGFPLPGPIPDDLGNVSSLSVLSLAGTGASGRIPSKLGWLGHLTALDLSGNLLTGSIPVEFSGLHNLTHLDLSSNTLSGAVPPSLGELRQLNALNLSNNMLSGSLPAELGGLSSLVTLDLSFNWLSGSLPEDVLLRLPYLRSVKLGHNNFSSSLPTSLWTLAQLVHLDVSFNDLTGMLMVDAVARNSIAKGGVFNLSNNLFYGSISSESSRILQRFEVVDLSTNYFDGSEPVGFSDASVAFNCFSSARDQRKPADCETFYTERGLRLALSSGRRRKWRWWYAVVAVVCGVALLAVVIAVLVRYLTRCAARSAGQKDTGSKPAPEEEAAVSPSPPPSAADTVNLSASNGALTGTTLPLSVAAPVNPLSSDDGVTNTTPSPSAAVMVNLPAPGDAFTYEQLLRATSGFSSMNLIKNGHSGDLYHGVLEDGVEVVVKRIGLLAVRREAFSTELKLFEDCSGGRLVPLLGHCLENDTEKLLVYKYMPNCDLSTALHKKSELEDGLQSLDWIKRLKIAVGAVEALCFLHHDNNPPLVHRDIEASSILLDDKYEVRLGSLNEVCVQQIDVRQNVLTRIFRSAQTSRQVVSGLSTATSAYDIYCLGKVLLELITGKPGLSGSNNAATNKWMEQTQAYITPFDKELVSKIMDPSLIVDEDHMEEVWAMAVVAKSCLDPKPSKRPLARHVLKALENPLKVVREVNCSNSFTSSSGSWHSALLGGWRHSLSSISLVRPVEEDRMSSKQATTTRSHRGGDDHSFPQSKMSREIHPEPAGPAQDRS; translated from the exons ATGAAGTCTCCGGCGCGCCTCCCCTTggtttgcttcttcttcttcctccgttGCTTCCTCGATGTACCCTGCTCGGCTCTGCCGCAAACCGAGCGCAACGCGCTCCTCAAACTTCGCGCCTCGCTCGCCGTGCGCGCCAAAGACTGGAGCCTTCAAGCCGATCCCTGCTCCTCCTGGACCGGCGTCGTCTGCCGGACCAATCGGGTCGAAGAGCTTAACTTGACTGGCCTCCGACCGAACCGGTTCGCCCGCAAAGGTCTCGTCCTCCCCCGCCTCGCTCCCGATGCCGTCCTCAACCTCACCCACCTCACCTCCCTCGACGCCTCCGGCTTCCCGCTCCCCGGTCCCATCCCCGATGACCTCGGCAACGTCTCCTCGCTCTCCGTTCTCTCCCTCGCAGGAACCGGCGCCTCTGGTCGCATCCCGTCGAAGCTGGGCTGGCTCGGCCACCTCACCGCCCTCGACCTCTCCGGCAACTTACTCACCGGGTCGATCCCGGTGGAATTCTCCGGGCTTCATAACCTCACCCACCTCGACCTCTCCTCCAACACGCTCTCCGGCGCAGTGCCGCCGTCCCTAGGGGAGCTCCGGCAGCTCAATGCCCTGAATTTGTCCAACAATATGCTCTCGGGATCGTTGCCAGCGGAGCTCGGCGGCCTATCCTCACTCGTCACCCTCGACCTCAGCTTCaactggctctccggttcgctgCCGGAGGACGTCCTCTTGAGGCTTCCTTATTTGCGTTCGGTCAAGCTGGGCCACAATAACTTCTCGTCCAGTCTTCCCACTTCGCTCTGGACTCTGGCGCAGTTAGTACATCTTGATGTCTCATTCAACGACCTCACCGGTATGCTCATGGTCGACGCCGTCGCGCGCAATAGCATCGCTAAAGGAGGCGTCTTTAACCTCTCGAATAACCTCTTCTACGGGTCGATTTCTTCTGAATCCAGCAGAATTCTACAAAGATTTGAAGTGGTGGATCTCTCGACCAATTACTTCGATGGAAGCGAACCCGTCGGCTTTAGCGATGCTTCTGTTGCTTTTAATTGCTTTAGCAGTGCGCGGGACCAGAGAAAGCCTGCTGACTGTGAGACGTTCTACACGGAAAGAGGTCTCCGTTTAGCTCTTTCATCCGGCAGGCGGAGAAAATGGCGTTGGTGGTACGCCGTGGTAGCCGTAGTTTGTGGGGTGGCGTTGCTCGCCGTCGTGATTGCAGTGCTTGTGCGTTACCTGACGAGATGTGCAGCGCGTTCCGCCGGCCAAAAGGataccggcagcaagcctgctcctGAAGAGGAGGCGGCAGTATCGCCGTCGCCACCGCCTTCTGCTGCAGACACAGTGAATTTGTCAGCTTCGAATGGTGCTCTCACCGGCACGACGCTGCCGCTCTCTGTTGCAGCTCCGGTGAACCCACTTTCTTCGGATGACGGTGTCACCAACACGACGCCTTCACCCTCTGCTGCAGTGATGGTGAATTTGCCAGCTCCGGGTGATGCCTTCACCTACGAGCAGCTGCTGAGGGCGACGTCGGGTTTCAGCAGCATGAACCTTATCAAGAATGGTCACTCTGGAGATCTCTATCATGGTGTTCTGGAAGATGGGGTTGAGGTGGTGGTGAAGAGGATCGGTCTGCTAGCTGTGAGAAGAGAAGCATTCTCGACCGAACTGAAACTTTTCGAGGATTGTTCGGGTGGCAGATTGGTTCCATTACTTGGGCACTGCTTGGAGAATGATACCGAGAAGCTTCTCGTGTACAAGTACATGCCAAATTGCGATCTTTCTACTGCTCTGCACAAGAAATCCGAGCTAGAGGATGGTTTGCAGTCACTGGATTGGATAAAGAGGCTAAAGATCGCAGTAGGTGCTGTGGAAGCTCTGTGCTTTCTGCATCATGACAATAACCCTCCTCTGGTTCACCG AGATATTGAAGCCAGCAGCATTCTTCTTGATGATAAATACGAAGTGCGGCTCGGAAGCCTCAATGAAGTTTGTGTTCAACAGATTGACGTCCGCCAGAATGTCTTGACCAGGATCTTCAGATCGGCACA GACATCTCGTCAAGTTGTTTCCG GCTTGTCTACAGCAACTAGTGCTTATGATATATATTGCTTGGGGAAGGTGTTACTGGAGCTGATCACTGGAAAACCTGGGCTCAGTGGATCTAACAATGCTGCCACAAACAAGTGGATGGAACAAACTCAGGCATACATTACTCCCTTTGACAAAGAGCTTGTTTCGAAGATCATGGATCCGTCCCTTATCGTGGACGAGGACCACATGGAGGAGGTTTGGGCAATGGCGGTCGTCGCAAAGTCCTGTCTCGACCCGAAGCCCTCCAAGCGACCGCTCGCGAGGCACGTCCTGAAAGCCTTGGAGAACCCTTTGAAGGTGGTGAGGGAGGTGAATTGTTCCAACAGTTTTACATCGTCTTCAGGTTCATGGCACAGTGCTTTGCTTGGAGGCTGGCGGCATAGCCTTTCAAGCATCAGTCTTGTGAGGCCAGTGGAGGAAGATCGGATGTCGTCAAAGCAAGCAACCACGACGAGGTCTCATCGGGGTGGAGACGATCATTCATTTCCACAGAGCAAGATGTCAAGGGAGATCCACCCAGAGCCAGCAGGACCAGCTCAAGATCGATCTTAA